A region from the Alosa alosa isolate M-15738 ecotype Scorff River chromosome 7, AALO_Geno_1.1, whole genome shotgun sequence genome encodes:
- the taf5l gene encoding TAF5-like RNA polymerase II p300/CBP-associated factor-associated factor 65 kDa subunit 5L, with amino-acid sequence MKRVRTEQIQYAVTQYLKRRQYVDSEGNLKIAKLSQTAEEMAANLNVQTESSCANIVSAAPCQADPHQYETQFCRLRTFLLEAEVSWGQEVSRVLYPLFLFLHLDMARCGLRAAADGFYSRFHGLFLQDAEQRATVELLKGVLTAQDVAAHPKLCALLEHKYVVHLSDAAYSYLLRYLQSDDHGALCRVLSTHLQLEVTPTPRTHYQLYGNNAANNTSASNTSGSTPDAAADGLEDAAGRPVAAPQSEAALEALQESIRRVRDGPPSLTTVCFYAFRHTERQLNAAEVSADSRLLAAAFDSSAVKLWSLRARKLKAGPHRADVSKVRLACDLLEEEADDEDASGSEMRTLRGHCGPVYRAAFLTDGQSGRGGAPGPGQALLSCSEDATVRLWDLTSFTCAALYRGHAYPVWDVSASPCGLYFASASADRTARLWTPSRAHPLRLYAGHLADVDCARFHPNSAYLATGSSDKTVRLWSAQQGSTVRLFTGHRGPVLALAFSPDGRYLASGGEDQRLRLWDLASGGLVKELRGHTDAVTGLSFSPDSSLVASSSLDNSVRVWDIRNSHSGGGGGSAASGGTGTGGGAGAGGAAVAAAAAAADGSSSELVGLYTGDTSSILNVQFMACNLLVVTGTAQEKQEL; translated from the exons ATGAAGCGAGTACGGACCGAACAGATTCAGTACGCCGTGACACAGTACCTGAAAAGGCGGCAGTATGTAGACTCGGAGGGCAACTTGAAGATTGCCAAGCTCTCGCAAACCGCCGAGGAGATGGCTGCCAACCTCAATG TCCAGACCGAATCCAGTTGTGCTAACATAGTCTCGGCCGCCCCGTGCCAGGCCGACCCTCATCAGTATGAGACCCAGTTCTGCAGGCTGCGCACTTTCCTCCTAG AGGCGGAGGTGTCATGGGGTCAGGAGGTGAGCCGGGTGCTCTACCCGCTGTTCCTCTTCCTGCACCTGGACATGGCGCGCTGTGGTCTCCGGGCGGCGGCCGACGGCTTCTACAGCCGCTTCCACGGCCTCTTCCTGCAGGACGCCGAGCAGAGGGCCACTGTGGAGCTGCTCAAGGGCGTGCTGACCGCGCAG GACGTGGCGGCCCACCCCAAGCTGTGCGCTCTCCTGGAGCACAAGTACGTGGTGCACCTGTCGGACGCGGCCTACAGCTACCTGCTGCGCTACCTGCAGAGCGATGACCACGGCGCCCTGTGCCGCGTGCTCAGCACCCACCTGCAGCTGGAGGTCACGCCCACGCCACGCACACACTACCAGCTCTACGGCAacaacgccgccaacaacacctctgcatccaacacctcag GCTCCACACCGGACGCGGCTGCTGATGGGCTGGAGGACGCCGCAGGACGTCCGGTGGCGGCGCCTCAGAGCGAGGCGGCGCTCGAGGCGCTCCAGGAGTCGATCCGGCGCGTGCGGGACGGTCCACCCTCGCTGACCACTGTCTGCTTCTACGCCTTCCGCCACACGGAGCGGCAGCTCAATGCCGCCGAGGTGTCGGCCGACAGCCGCCTGCTGGCCGCCGCCTTCGACAGCTCTGCTGTCAAGCTGTGGAGCCTCCGCGCGCGCAAGCTCAAGGCCGGACCGCACCGTGCCGACGTCAGCAAGGTCCGGCTCGCCTGCGacctgctggaggaggag GCAGATGATGAGGACGCATCGGGCAGCGAGATGCGGACGCTACGCGGACACTGCGGGCCGGTCTACCGCGCTGCCTTCCTGACGGACGGGCAGTCCGGCCGCGGTGGCGCTCCGGGCCCTGGCCAGGCGCTGCTCTCGTGCTCGGAGGACGCCACCGTGCGCCTGTGGGACCTGACCAGCTTCACGTGCGCCGCGCTCTACCGCGGCCACGCCTACCCGGTGTGGGACGTGTCGGCCAGCCCGTGCGGCCTCTACTTCGCCAGCGCCTCGGCCGACCGCACGGCGCGCCTCTGGACACCGTCGCGCGCCCACCCGCTGCGGCTGTACGCGGGTCACCTCGCCGACGTGGACTGCGCGCGCTTCCACCCCAACTCGGCCTACCTGGCCACGGGCTCGTCCGACAAGACGGTGCGGCTCTGGAGCGCCCAGCAGGGGTCGACGGTGCGCCTCTTCACGGGGCACCGCGGGCCCGTGCTGGCGCTGGCCTTCTCGCCGGACGGCCGCTACCTGGCGTCGGGCGGCGAGGACCAGCGGCTCCGGCTGTGGGACCTGGCGTCGGGCGGCCTGGTCAAAGAGCTTCGCGGGCACACGGACGCCGTCACGGGCCTCTCCTTCAGCCCGGACTCCAGCCTGGTGGCCTCGTCGTCGCTGGACAACTCGGTGCGCGTGTGGGACATCCGGAACAGCCACAGCGGAGGCGGAGGAGGTAGCGCAGCGTCTGGGGGCACGGGGACAGGTGGAGGTGCGGGGGCCGGCGGGGCTGCGGTGGccgcagctgcagcagcagcggaCGGCTCGAGCAGCGAGCTAGTGGGCCTCTACACGGGCGACACCAGCAGCATCCTCAACGTCCAGTTCATGGCCTGCAACCTGCTGGTGGTGACGGGCACGGCTCAGGAGAAACAGGAGCTCTAG